One part of the Dioscorea cayenensis subsp. rotundata cultivar TDr96_F1 chromosome 2, TDr96_F1_v2_PseudoChromosome.rev07_lg8_w22 25.fasta, whole genome shotgun sequence genome encodes these proteins:
- the LOC120275490 gene encoding uncharacterized protein LOC120275490 — protein sequence MTSGISNSEPSSSLLHSDPYAIHHSDNPTAILVQPLLTRDNHASWSRAMTLALRAKSKFGFVDGSLSKPTDAVLIDNWGRCNDLVSSWILNSVSPEIRPSILYAETASQIWNDLNERFSQSNAPKIYQLKHSISSLKQEGMTVSFYFTQLKSLWDELSDDPSVTPCICGNAKSVLDQQHQDRAMEFLQGLHGNYSVVQRPDSTHGTVPRPIQ from the coding sequence ATGACTAGCGGAATTTCCAACTCCGAGCCTTCCTCATCGCTGCTTCATTCCGATCCGTATGCGATCCACCACTCCGACAATCCCACAGCTATCCTTGTCCAGCCCCTTCTCACCAGAGATAACCATGCCTCCTGGAGTCGTGCTATGACTTTGGCGCTGCGAGCCAAGAGTAAATTCGGATTCGTCGATGGATCCCTCTCGAAACCGACCGATGCAGTCTTGATTGACAATTGGGGACGCTGCAACGATCTTGTTAGCAGTTGGATCCTTAACTCCGTCTCTCCAGAGATTCGTCCTAGCATCTTGTATGCTGAAACCGCAAGTCAAATATGGAACGATCTCAACGAGCGCTTTTCTCAGTCAAACGCACCAAAAATTTACCAACTCAAGCATTCTATCTCTTCCCTCAAACAAGAGGGAATGAcggtttcattttattttacccAACTTAAATCACTTTGGGATGAGTTGAGCGATGATCCTTCTGTGACACCATGCATTTGTGGTAATGCTAAGTCTGTTCTCGATCAACAACATCAAGATCGAGCCATGGAATTCCTTCAAGGACTCCACGGCAATTACTCGGTGGTGCAGCGGCCAGATTCTACTCATGGAACCGTTCCCCGTCCCATCCAGTAG